The proteins below are encoded in one region of Hordeum vulgare subsp. vulgare chromosome 3H, MorexV3_pseudomolecules_assembly, whole genome shotgun sequence:
- the LOC123444910 gene encoding uncharacterized protein LOC123444910, whose product MVAHKAASWLPVDFRLPAVPQAALGILAFEAGAAMSKLLSLHRSLSEQEVSRLRSDAMRSPGVAYLNSTDQAFLLRLACAELVLSLDAAAAAVARLGLRCGIDFAGVYASIKAGAHDARLDLLAAKGLKVKAKKMERLVAATSKLCSEMEALDELESAERKLTVRGWSRLSGPIPAKLADPPLAGDSMGAESLKQEIKTQLLKVRRLKEESLWSQSYEKAVGLMARAACAVFVRICAVFGQFVPGLPPPMPSTSAESVHTRLSKLLMSPRTGKAKASSGPITRREREGAGAPSRVHPPMQQLSSSCPIIGQRGQKGGVDWRKVLDAPASTVGGAGLDQQYANVIVSAEELLQMEAEGRQEEANAERAEMYEMLPGKLRAAVRSKLRDWWRDPGPLDAGLAEGWKEAVERIMAWLGPMARDTVQWQAERNMDRTRRFDGGTRVYALQTLRWADKDKAEAAIVEVLVALSCVCWYEERRRGSVRIS is encoded by the coding sequence ATGGTTGCGCACAAGGCGGCCTCGTGGCTGCCCGTGGACTTCCGGCTGCCGGCGGTGCCGCAGGCGGCGCTCGGCATACTGGCGTTCGAGGCCGGGGCGGCCATGTCCAAGCTGCTGTCGCTGCACCGCTCGCTCTCGGAGCAGGAGGTGTCCCGGCTGCGCTCCGACGCCATGCGCTCGCCCGGGGTGGCCTACCTCAACTCCACCGACCAGGCGTTCCTGCTCAGGCTCGCCTGCGCCGAGCTGGTGCTGTCGCTCGACGCCGCCGCAGCCGCCGTCGCGCGCCTCGGCCTGCGCTGCGGCATCGACTTCGCCGGCGTGTACGCCAGCATCAAGGCCGGCGCGCACGACGCGCGCCTCGACCTGCTCGCCGCCAAGGGGCTCAAGGTCAAGGCCAAGAAGATGGAGCGCCTCGTGGCGGCCACGTCCAAGCTGTGCTCCGAGATGGAGGCGCTGGATGAGCTCGAGTCCGCCGAGCGGAAGCTCACCGTCCGCGGCTGGAGCCGCCTCAGCGGGCCGATACCGGCGAAGCTCGCCGACCCGCCGCTGGCCGGCGACTCGATGGGCGCCGAGTCGCTCAAGCAGGAGATCAAGACGCAGCTGCTCAAGGTGCGGCGGCTCAAGGAGGAGTCCCTGTGGAGCCAGAGCTACGAGAAGGCCGTGGGCCTCATGGCGCGCGCCGCCTGCGCCGTGTTCGTCCGCATCTGCGCCGTCTTCGGCCAGTTCGTGCCGGGGCTTCCGCCGCCGATGCCGTCCACCTCCGCGGAAAGCGTCCACACCAGGCTGTCCAAGCTGCTGATGAGCCCGCGGACGGGGAAGGCGAAGGCGTCGTCGGGGCCGATCACGCGGCGGGAGCGGGAGGGGGCGGGGGCGCCGTCCCGTGTCCACCCGCCGATGCAGCAGCTGAGCAGCTCGTGCCCGATCATCGGCCAGAGGGGGCAGAAGGGCGGCGTGGACTGGCGCAAGGTCCTGGACGCGCCGGCAAGCACGGTGGGCGGCGCCGGGCTGGACCAGCAGTACGCGAACGTGATCGTGTCGGCGGAGGAGCTGCTGCAGATGGAGGCGGAggggcggcaggaggaggcgaaCGCGGAGCGGGCGGAGATGTACGAGATGCTGCCGGGGAAGCTCCGCGCGGCGGTGCGGTCGAAGCTGCGCGACTGGTGGCGGGACCCGGGGCCGCTGGACGCCGGGCTGGCGGAGGGGTGGAAGGAGGCGGTGGAGCGGATCATGGCGTGGCTGGGCCCGATGGCGCGCGACACCGTGCAGTGGCAGGCGGAGCGGAACATGGACCGGACGCGGCGGTTCGACGGCGGCACGCGCGTGTACGCGCTGCAGACGCTGCGGTGGGCGGACAAGGACAAGGCGGAGGCGGCCATCGTGGAGGTGCTCGTCGCGCTCAGCTGCGTCTGCTGGTATGAGGAGCGGCGGCGCGGCTCCGTCCGCATCAGCTAG